The sequence CATAAAGACGATCTTTTTTATTGGTATTATTACACAAAGAATGAGAGAAGCAAAAAAGCAAGAAATGATTATCTTGAGTACAATCCGGAAGCTCCTTTCTTTTATTATGTTATAACACCTAATGGAAAAATATTGGATGGAGATGAATCTTTTCCAGATTTGCGTAAAGATATTTTAAAAATCATTCGCAAGTGGATTCCGAAAAATGAAGAAGTACGTCGCGAAACAATCAAAGTGCAAGGCGGAAAGACGATATCATTGCTGCTTTCCGGTAAATCCGTTTTTAAAAATGGTATATATATCGGAACCATTTATACTGGAACCAATATTACGATGCAAATTTACATTGTAAAAACTCTACTAATCATATTAATTTTGATTTCTCTCGTATTTATAGGATTGTCTGCCTTGCTTGGCTATTATATGTCTGGAAAAGCGATGGTTCCGATTGTCAGGTCCTTTCAGAAGCAAAAAGAGTTTGTTGCCAACGCGTCTCATGAACTGCGTACACCTATCAGTATTTTTCAATCATCCCTCGAAGTGATCGAAGCAGAGGAAGTAGAGAAGATGAGTGAATTTTCCTTGCAAATACTGTATGACATGAAAGATGAAGTGAAAAGAATGACGAAATTAATTAATGACTTGTTGCTGCTTGCTCGCTCTGATGCCGATGTTGTTCAGTTAAACCAAGAATGGTTTGTGTTGGAACCAATGATTAGTGAGCTTATAAGAAAATGCCATCCTTTAGCGGAACAAAAAAATATAGAATTCCTTACGAATATCCAAGAAAACATAACGATATTTGGCGATAAAGAAAGGATTAAGCAATTACTTTTTATTTTGCTCGATAACGCCCTAAAATATAACGTGGAGAACGGACAGGTTCGGATGAATATATGGCGTGAAGCGGAAAGCATAAAGATGGAAGTAAGTGATACGGGGATTGGCATACCGTTAGAACATCAGCATCGCATCTTTGAACGTTTTTACCGCGTGGACAAAGCAAGATCGCGCCAGCATGAGGGAAATGGGATTGGACTTTCGATTGCGCAATGGATTGTTGATGCTCATGGCGGAACGATTAGCGTACAAAGCGAAGAAGGAAAAGGAAGCTGTTTTATCGTTACGCTGCCACAACCTATTCAATAATTTTCGATGGGAGGGAGTTTTATGAGAAAAGTAATGATGATGATTGGATTGATTCTAATGGTTACTATCGTTTTCAAACAGCCTGTTTTTGCTGACGATGATGAGTACAGAAAATATGAAGAGCATGAGTTGGAGGAAGAAAATGAAGCTGTAGAAGAAGGCGGAGAAGTGTTAGGATGGGGAACGGTTGCCGCCACAGCAGCCGCGGGAACCCTATTTCTTTTGCGGCGGAAAGTTAGTTTTTTCACAAAGATTATGCCTAATGGGAAACCATTTTTTATTCAGCTATTACGGTTATTAACAAAATGGCATATATCAATTGGCGCAATTGCTGTTACATTAGCTGCTGCGCACGGAATTTTGATGTACATGGCAGAGGGAGAATTAACGGCTAACGAATATGTGGGGATGGTTGCTGTTGGATTGATGACCGCTGCTGCTGTTGTTGGTATGGTACTTGCCAAAAATAAAAGAAACTCTTCTATTCGCGCAACCCATATGGGTTTATTATTGATATCGGGCATTTTTATGGTTTTTCATATTGTTTTTTCTTAATTAATGCTCAACTTTCGCACACAAGAAATAGTTTTCATAATGGAAAAGAACAGACAACAGAGAAGGATAGATCAAGCCATTTTCCGCTTGGTCTATCCTTTTTCCATTTGATTGCTATCCTTTTTTCTTTACTTTTCCTGTCCACATTTTAAATCCGCCTTTTAAATGGTATAAATCCCGATAGCCGTTGCGATACAACATTTGTGCCGCGCGACTGCTACGTATTCCGCTTTGGCAATATAAGTAAATTGGCTGATCTTTACGCAATTCTTTCATGCGTAAACGTAATTGAGAAAGCGGAATGTTACGAGCTCCTAAAATATGACCTGCCGCGTATTCATCGGGTTCGCGAACATCGATGAGTTGTGCTTTTCGATAGCCTGCGCGAAACTCTTCTTCCGTCAACGTTTGAACGATTCGCTTTTGGTAAAAGTATGTAATGACCGCGTACACAATAATTGCTCCGAGAATAATAAGAGCGATTGTCATGATGCCCCTCCTTTTTTTCATCGTTGCCATGTCTATTATATAAATGTTTTAGGCAAGAAGCAAAGCATTTTCCATTGACTTATTATGTTTGTTACACTATAAAATGATAGAGGAAAGGGTGGAGTAGATGGAAAAAGAAGTATGGCGTTTTATTGACTCAGGCAATTGTTCTCCAGCGTTTAATATGGCGCTTGATGAAGCGTTGTTAGAATGGCATAGCGAAGGAAAAATTCCGCCGACGATTCGGTTTTACGGTTGGAATCCACCGACGCTTTCGATTGGCTATTTTCAAAAAGCGGAAAAAGAAATTGATATGGAAGCGGTCAAAAAGTATGGTCTTGGTTTTGTAAGACGGCCGACAGGTGGTCGTGGCGTGCTTCATGATCAAGAGTTGACGTATAGCGTCATCGTGTCTGAAGCGCATCCAAACATGCCACAAACGGTGACGGAGGCGTATCGCGTCATTTCGCAAGGCATTTTAGAAGGATTTCGTTTTCTCGGACTTGATGCGTATTTTGCAGTGCCGAAAACAGAAGAAGAAAAAGCAGATTTAAAAAATCCGCGATCGGCTGTTTGTTTTGATGCACCGTCTTGGTATGAGCTCGTTGTTGAAGGGAGAAAAGTAGCAGGCAGTGCACAAACGCGGCAAAAAGGTGTCATTTTACAACACGGATCGATTTTATTAGATTTAGACGAAGACATGCTCTTTAGTCTATTTAAGTATCCGAATGAAAGAGTGAAAGAACGATTAAGGCAAAACTTTAAAAACAAAGCAGTCGCCATTAATGAATTAACGGATCGAAACATTACGATCAATGAGGCAAAAGAAGCGTTTTTCAAAGGATTTGAAAAAGGGTTAAATGTTCAGCTTGAACGATATGAATTAACAGATGATGAGCTTTTCTACGTTCAGCAACTTGCGAAAAACAAATACGAAACAGATGAATGGAATTTTAAACGGTAAATTTTTTTCTTGACAAGTAAAAAATGCTTGACTTAATTATCAATATGTAGTATGTGTTTTTAAAAAAATCATACTACATATTGATTTTTTTATTGATTATTGTTGTCGATATATGGTAGTTTAATGTAGTAAGATTATGTTGGTAGAGGAGAGGTAAAAATGACGGTTGCGTTTTCTGAAAAAATGACGGTGAATGTGGACAAGTTGAACGAAGATATTCGTCTCTTTCCACAAGTGCACCCGATTACCCCTGAGATGCACATTACATATAAGGGTGTGTCGCGTTTAGTGATGCTTGATCGCTATTCGTTTAAAGATACGGAAAAGTTGACGTTAAGCGTCGGAGATTTTGTCGTTTTAACCGTGAAGGAAGATCCGAAGTTTCCAGCGCGTGGCCTTGGATTTATCGTTGAGCTGGACTGGGAAAATAAAAAAGCACACGTGCTCGTTGAAGAAGAATATCGTCATGTGTTGGAAGGAGAGGAAGCGAAAACAGGTATTGTTGTTCGTTCCCTCGATGTCATTGAAAAGCCACTCGAAATTTTTTATGAACAAATTGCGAAGCGGAACGCAACCGGGCTAGCCGCTGTTGAAAAAACAGAAGAAAAAAGAAAAGAGTGGTTTGAAAAGTTTTATGAACAGCTCGTCAGCCTGAATTTTGTTCC comes from Anoxybacillus flavithermus and encodes:
- a CDS encoding biotin/lipoate A/B protein ligase family protein yields the protein MEKEVWRFIDSGNCSPAFNMALDEALLEWHSEGKIPPTIRFYGWNPPTLSIGYFQKAEKEIDMEAVKKYGLGFVRRPTGGRGVLHDQELTYSVIVSEAHPNMPQTVTEAYRVISQGILEGFRFLGLDAYFAVPKTEEEKADLKNPRSAVCFDAPSWYELVVEGRKVAGSAQTRQKGVILQHGSILLDLDEDMLFSLFKYPNERVKERLRQNFKNKAVAINELTDRNITINEAKEAFFKGFEKGLNVQLERYELTDDELFYVQQLAKNKYETDEWNFKR
- a CDS encoding sensor histidine kinase — encoded protein: MNDKMFKKIRFRLTLLFTGLIVIFLISFTVLSYSLLLSLITNKQKQQVIALAEAEYAEHKDDLFYWYYYTKNERSKKARNDYLEYNPEAPFFYYVITPNGKILDGDESFPDLRKDILKIIRKWIPKNEEVRRETIKVQGGKTISLLLSGKSVFKNGIYIGTIYTGTNITMQIYIVKTLLIILILISLVFIGLSALLGYYMSGKAMVPIVRSFQKQKEFVANASHELRTPISIFQSSLEVIEAEEVEKMSEFSLQILYDMKDEVKRMTKLINDLLLLARSDADVVQLNQEWFVLEPMISELIRKCHPLAEQKNIEFLTNIQENITIFGDKERIKQLLFILLDNALKYNVENGQVRMNIWREAESIKMEVSDTGIGIPLEHQHRIFERFYRVDKARSRQHEGNGIGLSIAQWIVDAHGGTISVQSEEGKGSCFIVTLPQPIQ
- a CDS encoding rhodanese-like domain-containing protein; this encodes MTIALIILGAIIVYAVITYFYQKRIVQTLTEEEFRAGYRKAQLIDVREPDEYAAGHILGARNIPLSQLRLRMKELRKDQPIYLYCQSGIRSSRAAQMLYRNGYRDLYHLKGGFKMWTGKVKKKG